One segment of Candidatus Latescibacterota bacterium DNA contains the following:
- a CDS encoding T9SS type A sorting domain-containing protein, giving the protein MKRALKALALGSGLMTVAAFAAAATSAGQQALFSHVEVLDDRSLLTFDADIADRGADPETESFTRLVALPPGATQAEAVLVSGPEGARAQVLGTVGQLRGVPVALLSVERPEPGGLTVELRHDGRWSAERTGGPALTRDFAAVLQNSLPEGVRNRAEGVSGTYLILTTSAYEAAVAPLVDWKRRKGHEVRVVTTAETGNTNTGILAWLRNAYATWELPPEYLLIVGDVADIPTWNFSGNPTDHPYTLMDANDWLPDLFLGRMPASSAYQVSTIVAKTIAYERAPATDNPDWTRRYLMVAGNYGSETPVTTVQFCGEQLTHLGFENAFTAMPGFDGVYFPPIFNEAQAVPLITNTVDSGVGIVTYRGWAYGTSGWEPPHFTTANIPGLANGGMTPVVMSFVCLNGNFADAQPCFGEAWLQAGAPDAPKGAVAFIGNGEHWSHTRYNDAMAIAFYERIVDPALGTLGGLAVAGKLRFMDYFPHQLEETGNEESVEFYVHIYNLLGDPELNIWRNAPAPLTASHPAALPAGANQFDVTVTDGGGPVAGARVGVVQGETLLGCAFSGADGVAHVTVSPLADGTEVAVTVTAQDHHPYEGSIAPDASSAFLSLDATSLDDGAGNGDGVASPGETVDLTATLRNAGGLDASAVSATLAATAGATVDQANAGFADIGAGQTAVAGAAFTVTLANQLEDGQHLRFTLSATHDGGSVDVSDLMLPVVAPALVVSSSSFGDPGYAPPGGSATLTVTLANRGHLPTGALSGTLELQDPTLGTVDDAAGSWAALALGGSGDNAADPFTLSLAGDVPHGKSLPLMLHLADDAGFAVDIPLALTAGLDNPAAPVGPDAYGYYAYDSADLLYANRPTYAWRELSPQFGGGGTELVFNYDNEVKPLIALPFDFVYYGQTVTQLRISDNGWISFDPEPFDDFYNWGLPNQHGNASLIAPFYDNLTTVTADSLSGSEYIDGVYHDYDAADGTFTVEWSRVRHYRPEITDLQTFEVVLYDPAVHPTTSGDGEIGFFYRQVNNADYARGYATVGMEDDTETIGLQLSYSGEQAPGMLSIGPGLAVKLSTEPPVYEEFLLDGFSAVPAASGLALSWSTSDPRPVLGWRVERLEAEGAVLVAELPVGRTHCEDAGADAGRDQVYRLTALHPYDLESALGPFHSLLEDGGDSTLRFSLGQSLPNPMRESARIDYVLPAPGTVNLRVFDAQGRLLRTLVEGEQPAGQASRLWDGRDAQGRRVPTGVYFYRLEAGGEVLTRKLMVIR; this is encoded by the coding sequence ATGAAGCGCGCTCTCAAGGCGCTTGCTCTAGGAAGCGGTCTGATGACGGTGGCGGCGTTTGCCGCCGCCGCCACGTCGGCCGGTCAGCAAGCCCTGTTCAGTCACGTCGAAGTTCTCGACGATCGCAGCCTGCTCACCTTCGATGCCGACATCGCCGATCGCGGAGCCGACCCCGAAACCGAATCCTTCACGCGGCTCGTCGCCCTGCCGCCGGGCGCCACGCAGGCCGAGGCCGTGCTGGTCTCCGGCCCCGAGGGCGCGCGCGCGCAGGTGCTCGGCACCGTCGGACAGCTGCGCGGCGTGCCGGTGGCGCTCCTCAGCGTCGAGCGCCCGGAGCCGGGCGGCCTCACGGTGGAGCTGCGCCACGACGGCCGCTGGAGCGCCGAGCGCACGGGCGGCCCCGCGCTGACGCGCGACTTCGCGGCGGTGCTGCAGAACAGCCTGCCCGAAGGCGTCCGGAATCGCGCGGAGGGCGTCAGCGGCACCTACCTCATCCTCACCACGTCCGCCTACGAGGCGGCCGTGGCGCCGCTCGTGGACTGGAAGCGGCGCAAGGGACACGAGGTCCGCGTGGTCACCACGGCCGAGACGGGCAACACCAACACCGGCATCCTGGCCTGGCTGCGCAACGCCTACGCCACCTGGGAGCTGCCGCCCGAGTACCTGCTGATCGTGGGCGACGTCGCCGACATCCCCACCTGGAACTTCAGCGGCAACCCGACCGACCACCCCTACACGCTCATGGACGCGAACGACTGGCTGCCCGACCTCTTCCTCGGCCGCATGCCGGCCTCCAGCGCCTACCAGGTGTCGACGATCGTGGCCAAGACCATCGCCTACGAGCGCGCGCCGGCCACGGACAACCCCGACTGGACGCGCCGCTACCTCATGGTGGCCGGCAACTACGGCTCCGAGACCCCGGTGACCACGGTGCAGTTCTGTGGCGAGCAGCTCACGCACCTGGGCTTCGAGAACGCCTTCACGGCGATGCCGGGCTTCGACGGCGTGTACTTCCCGCCGATCTTCAACGAGGCCCAGGCCGTGCCGCTCATCACCAACACGGTGGACAGCGGCGTGGGGATCGTCACCTATCGCGGCTGGGCCTACGGCACCAGCGGCTGGGAGCCGCCGCACTTCACCACGGCCAACATCCCGGGCCTGGCGAACGGCGGCATGACGCCCGTGGTGATGAGCTTCGTCTGCCTCAACGGCAACTTCGCCGACGCGCAGCCCTGCTTCGGCGAGGCCTGGCTGCAGGCCGGCGCGCCCGACGCGCCCAAGGGCGCCGTGGCCTTCATCGGCAACGGCGAGCACTGGAGCCACACGCGCTACAACGACGCCATGGCCATCGCCTTCTACGAGCGCATCGTCGACCCCGCGCTCGGCACGCTGGGCGGGCTGGCCGTGGCCGGCAAGCTGCGCTTCATGGACTACTTCCCGCACCAGCTCGAGGAGACCGGCAACGAGGAGTCGGTGGAGTTCTACGTCCACATCTACAACCTGCTGGGCGATCCCGAGCTGAACATCTGGCGGAACGCGCCCGCGCCGCTGACGGCGAGCCATCCGGCGGCGCTGCCGGCCGGCGCGAACCAGTTCGACGTGACCGTCACCGACGGCGGCGGCCCCGTGGCCGGCGCGCGCGTGGGCGTGGTGCAGGGCGAGACCCTGCTCGGCTGCGCCTTCAGCGGCGCCGACGGCGTGGCGCACGTCACCGTGAGTCCGCTGGCGGACGGCACGGAGGTGGCCGTGACGGTCACCGCGCAGGACCACCACCCCTACGAGGGCAGCATCGCGCCGGACGCGTCGAGCGCCTTCCTGTCGCTCGACGCCACGTCGCTGGATGACGGCGCCGGCAACGGCGACGGCGTGGCCAGCCCGGGCGAGACCGTCGACCTCACCGCCACCCTGCGCAACGCGGGCGGTCTGGACGCGAGCGCCGTGAGCGCCACGCTCGCCGCCACCGCGGGCGCCACGGTGGACCAGGCGAACGCGGGCTTCGCGGACATCGGCGCGGGCCAGACGGCCGTGGCCGGCGCGGCCTTCACCGTGACCCTGGCCAATCAGCTCGAGGACGGCCAGCACCTGCGCTTCACGCTGAGCGCCACGCACGACGGTGGCAGCGTGGACGTCTCCGACCTCATGCTGCCGGTGGTCGCGCCGGCGCTCGTGGTGAGCTCCAGCAGCTTCGGCGACCCGGGCTACGCGCCGCCCGGCGGCAGCGCCACGCTCACCGTGACGCTCGCCAACCGCGGCCACCTGCCCACCGGCGCGCTCAGCGGCACACTCGAGCTTCAGGATCCGACCCTGGGCACCGTGGACGACGCCGCGGGCAGCTGGGCCGCCCTCGCCCTCGGCGGCAGCGGCGACAACGCCGCCGACCCCTTCACGCTGAGCCTGGCCGGCGACGTCCCCCACGGCAAGAGCCTGCCGCTCATGCTCCATCTCGCGGATGACGCGGGCTTCGCGGTGGACATCCCGCTGGCGCTCACGGCCGGCCTCGACAACCCGGCCGCGCCCGTGGGCCCGGACGCCTACGGCTACTACGCCTACGACAGCGCCGACCTGCTCTACGCGAACCGCCCGACCTACGCCTGGCGCGAGCTGAGCCCGCAGTTCGGCGGAGGCGGCACCGAACTCGTCTTCAACTACGACAACGAGGTGAAGCCCCTGATCGCGCTGCCCTTCGATTTCGTGTACTACGGGCAGACGGTCACGCAGCTGCGCATCTCCGACAACGGCTGGATCAGCTTCGATCCCGAGCCGTTCGACGACTTCTACAACTGGGGCCTGCCCAACCAGCACGGCAACGCCTCGCTGATCGCGCCCTTCTACGACAACCTGACTACGGTCACCGCGGACAGCCTGTCGGGCAGCGAGTACATCGACGGCGTCTACCACGACTACGACGCCGCCGACGGCACCTTCACCGTGGAGTGGAGCCGCGTGCGCCACTACCGTCCCGAGATCACCGACCTGCAGACCTTCGAGGTGGTGCTCTACGATCCGGCGGTGCACCCGACCACCAGCGGCGACGGCGAGATCGGCTTCTTCTACCGCCAGGTGAACAACGCCGACTACGCGCGCGGCTACGCCACCGTCGGCATGGAGGACGACACCGAGACCATCGGCCTGCAGCTGAGCTACTCGGGCGAACAGGCGCCGGGCATGCTGAGCATCGGGCCGGGCCTCGCCGTCAAGCTGAGCACCGAGCCGCCGGTCTACGAGGAGTTCCTCCTCGACGGCTTCAGCGCCGTGCCCGCCGCGAGCGGACTCGCGCTGAGCTGGTCCACCAGCGATCCCCGTCCCGTGCTGGGCTGGCGCGTCGAGCGCCTCGAGGCCGAGGGCGCCGTGCTGGTGGCCGAGCTTCCCGTGGGGCGCACGCACTGCGAGGATGCCGGCGCAGACGCCGGGCGCGACCAGGTCTACCGCCTCACCGCGCTGCACCCCTACGACCTGGAGAGCGCGCTGGGACCCTTCCACAGCCTGCTCGAGGACGGCGGGGACAGCACGCTGCGATTCAGCCTGGGACAGAGCCTCCCGAACCCCATGCGGGAGAGCGCGCGCATCGACTACGTGCTGCCGGCGCCGGGAACCGTGAACCTGCGGGTCTTCGACGCGCAGGGACGCCTGCTGCGCACCCTCGTGGAGGGCGAGCAGCCGGCGGGGCAGGCCAGCCGTCTCTGGGACGGCCGCGACGCCCAGGGGCGCCGGGTGCCCACGGGCGTGTACTTCTACCGTCTCGAGGCGGGGGGCGAGGTCCTCACGCGCAAGCTGATGGTGATCCGCTAG
- a CDS encoding SUMF1/EgtB/PvdO family nonheme iron enzyme, whose product MQPTRLAALALATSLTLFAGSCGKQDLYELPDSPYPEVGHLPLPSINENVEILGDYAFIAAGQAGLHVVDLADPAHPQLVQTLNTTKYADGIKVVRTFVGGVVQDIALVVEGTEGITSYDITDPPNTVSFNQGTTAVDGNGMFVIQHEDPDEPYEVFLAESWKGVRIFESLPAFPGVLAYNGVFAGTQGYAMGIAVKDGYAYVADDQMGLAVLDARVLALGSVELVSWADTPGNALAVSLWDDYAFVADKRQGMAVFRINGPDTPVHVAQMPLDGWCQDIVVRDDMAFIAANDAGVHVVNVHDPAHPVYAGNVRSSNATGVAVGANGVVLVTDEDDGLLVLKGPAFDDLTPPGAIYTLEAEALSTSSVGLAWKATGDDGTLGRASGFELRYAAAPINTAAAWDAATPVTGLPLPGDPGDAHTFTVGGLSGDTEYFFCVRVTDDEGQQSPLGPGASATTFPTGTFLSNLAVTPEFGDDEATYTFTVLYSDTDGDAPVTHDLVLDGTPVAMTYVSGEYTDGALYQYAGLLAPGQHSYSAAFDDGNGHAPVTDTAQGPLVGDEVYTMGSPPGEPGQDADERQHTVLLSQLPVAEATEVTQAQWKALMGPALPDSTFLGDTLPVLGLTWYEAVSYCNARSVDEGLTPAYTVEGADVSWNTDADGYRLPTEAEWEWLCRAGSGTAFHNGAITDQNCDDPVLDASGWYCGNSGDAPQTGAGLLANAFGLSDMHGNAMEWCWDWYAGYPADPALDPQGPSAGFQKVARGGSWYVQAKFCRSAAREGVPPDSRLDTVGLRVVRTAGN is encoded by the coding sequence ATGCAGCCGACCCGCCTGGCGGCCCTGGCCCTGGCGACGAGCCTGACGCTATTCGCCGGTAGCTGCGGCAAGCAGGACCTCTACGAGCTCCCGGATTCGCCCTACCCCGAGGTGGGGCACCTGCCGCTGCCCAGCATCAACGAGAACGTGGAGATCCTCGGCGACTACGCGTTCATCGCCGCGGGACAGGCGGGCCTCCACGTGGTGGACCTCGCCGATCCCGCCCATCCGCAGCTCGTGCAGACGCTCAACACCACGAAGTACGCGGACGGCATCAAGGTCGTGCGCACCTTCGTCGGCGGCGTGGTGCAGGACATCGCGCTGGTGGTGGAGGGCACCGAGGGCATCACCAGCTACGACATCACCGACCCGCCCAACACCGTGTCCTTCAACCAGGGGACCACGGCCGTGGATGGCAACGGCATGTTCGTCATCCAGCACGAGGACCCGGACGAGCCCTACGAGGTGTTCCTGGCCGAGAGCTGGAAGGGCGTGCGCATCTTCGAGTCGCTGCCCGCCTTCCCCGGCGTGCTCGCCTACAACGGCGTCTTCGCGGGGACGCAGGGCTACGCCATGGGCATCGCCGTCAAGGACGGCTACGCCTACGTGGCCGACGACCAGATGGGCCTCGCCGTGCTCGACGCCCGCGTGCTCGCCCTCGGCTCGGTGGAGCTGGTGTCCTGGGCCGACACGCCGGGCAACGCGCTGGCCGTCTCGCTCTGGGACGACTACGCCTTCGTGGCCGACAAGCGGCAGGGCATGGCCGTCTTCCGCATCAACGGGCCGGACACGCCGGTGCACGTGGCGCAGATGCCGCTGGACGGTTGGTGCCAGGACATCGTGGTGCGCGACGACATGGCCTTCATCGCCGCCAACGACGCGGGCGTGCACGTGGTGAACGTCCACGACCCCGCGCACCCGGTCTACGCCGGCAACGTGCGCAGCAGCAACGCCACGGGCGTCGCGGTGGGCGCGAACGGCGTGGTGCTGGTGACCGACGAGGACGACGGCCTGCTCGTCCTCAAGGGCCCGGCCTTCGACGATCTCACACCGCCCGGGGCGATCTACACGCTGGAGGCGGAGGCGCTCAGCACGTCGTCGGTGGGGCTCGCCTGGAAGGCCACCGGCGACGACGGGACGCTCGGCCGCGCCAGCGGCTTCGAGCTCCGCTATGCGGCCGCGCCGATCAACACGGCCGCCGCCTGGGACGCGGCCACGCCCGTGACCGGCCTGCCTCTGCCCGGCGACCCCGGCGACGCCCACACGTTCACGGTGGGCGGCCTGTCGGGCGACACCGAGTACTTCTTCTGCGTCCGCGTCACGGACGACGAGGGCCAGCAGTCCCCGCTCGGCCCCGGCGCGAGCGCCACCACCTTCCCGACCGGCACCTTCCTGTCGAACCTGGCCGTCACGCCGGAGTTCGGTGACGACGAGGCCACCTACACCTTCACCGTGCTGTACTCGGACACCGATGGCGACGCGCCCGTCACCCACGATCTCGTGCTCGACGGCACGCCCGTGGCCATGACCTACGTGTCGGGCGAGTACACCGACGGCGCGCTCTACCAGTACGCCGGCCTCCTGGCGCCCGGCCAGCACAGCTACAGCGCCGCCTTCGACGACGGCAACGGCCACGCCCCGGTGACCGACACCGCGCAGGGGCCGCTGGTGGGCGACGAGGTCTACACGATGGGCAGCCCCCCCGGCGAACCGGGTCAGGATGCCGACGAGCGGCAGCATACCGTCCTGCTGTCCCAGCTACCTGTGGCCGAGGCCACGGAGGTCACCCAGGCCCAGTGGAAGGCGCTCATGGGACCCGCGCTGCCGGACTCGACCTTCCTGGGCGACACGCTGCCCGTCCTCGGGCTGACCTGGTACGAGGCGGTGAGCTACTGCAACGCCCGCTCCGTGGACGAGGGCCTCACGCCCGCCTACACGGTGGAAGGCGCGGACGTCAGCTGGAACACCGACGCCGACGGCTACCGCCTTCCCACCGAAGCCGAGTGGGAGTGGCTCTGCCGCGCCGGCAGCGGCACGGCCTTCCACAACGGCGCCATCACCGATCAGAACTGCGACGACCCCGTCCTCGACGCCTCGGGCTGGTACTGCGGCAACTCCGGCGACGCGCCCCAGACCGGCGCCGGCCTGCTAGCCAACGCCTTCGGGCTGTCGGACATGCACGGCAACGCGATGGAGTGGTGCTGGGACTGGTACGCCGGCTACCCCGCCGACCCGGCGCTCGACCCCCAGGGGCCGAGCGCGGGCTTCCAGAAGGTGGCGCGCGGCGGCAGCTGGTACGTCCAGGCCAAGTTCTGCCGCTCCGCCGCCCGCGAGGGCGTGCCGCCCGATTCGCGTCTCGACACCGTGGGCCTGCGCGTGGTGCGCACGGCCGGCAACTAG
- the pgsW gene encoding poly-gamma-glutamate system protein, producing MTSRSDRRRQFVLLGLAVLAIGLQLVLDMTRKPVRQRDYALKLAAAEKAEEAYETVRRQRHMVGAVIDMVNDPAGTGLIGPEFSLITNAQGVLGSKLTTLNPNWAGVIVGYLRRCGLKPGDPVAVAMSGSFPGMNICVYAALETMELAPVVVTSVGASMWGANAPDFTWLDMETLFRDEKVFHIRSAGATFGGGDDMGQGLSPEGRELLREAIARNGVEFLASDNIEDAITKRMTFYEEKLRGRRPKAYINVGGGVASLGSSRNKVLMPEGLNFDFGVRNFPRKGNMILMAERGVPVIHLLDMQDLARESGLPVAPDWRPAPGEGEVFVKESYRLALAAPFLVLYCAICVLVLAPELRRGIFDRWSGKVDGDSV from the coding sequence TTGACGTCGCGATCCGATAGGCGGCGGCAGTTCGTGCTGCTGGGCCTGGCTGTGCTGGCCATCGGCCTGCAGCTCGTGCTCGACATGACGCGCAAGCCCGTCCGCCAGCGCGACTACGCGCTCAAGCTCGCGGCGGCCGAGAAGGCCGAGGAGGCCTACGAGACCGTCCGCCGCCAGCGGCACATGGTGGGCGCGGTCATCGACATGGTGAACGACCCGGCCGGCACGGGCCTCATCGGCCCCGAGTTCAGCCTCATCACCAACGCGCAGGGCGTGCTGGGCTCGAAGCTCACGACGCTGAACCCCAACTGGGCGGGCGTGATCGTCGGCTACCTGCGCCGCTGCGGGCTGAAGCCCGGCGACCCGGTGGCCGTGGCGATGAGCGGCTCGTTTCCGGGGATGAACATCTGCGTCTACGCCGCGCTCGAGACGATGGAGCTGGCGCCCGTGGTGGTCACCTCGGTGGGCGCGTCCATGTGGGGCGCCAACGCGCCGGACTTCACCTGGCTGGACATGGAGACGCTCTTCCGCGACGAGAAGGTCTTCCACATCCGCTCGGCCGGCGCCACCTTCGGCGGCGGCGACGACATGGGCCAGGGCCTCAGCCCCGAGGGGCGCGAGCTGCTGAGGGAGGCCATCGCGCGCAACGGGGTGGAGTTCCTCGCCTCCGACAACATCGAGGACGCCATCACCAAGCGCATGACCTTCTACGAGGAGAAGCTGCGCGGCCGCCGGCCCAAGGCCTACATCAACGTGGGCGGCGGCGTGGCCAGCCTCGGCAGCAGCCGTAACAAGGTGCTCATGCCCGAGGGGCTCAACTTCGACTTCGGCGTGCGCAACTTCCCCCGCAAGGGGAACATGATCCTGATGGCCGAGCGGGGCGTGCCCGTCATCCATCTGCTCGACATGCAGGACCTGGCGCGCGAGTCGGGCCTGCCCGTCGCGCCGGACTGGCGGCCCGCGCCGGGCGAGGGGGAGGTCTTCGTCAAGGAGAGCTACCGCCTCGCGCTGGCCGCGCCCTTCCTCGTGCTATACTGCGCGATCTGTGTGCTCGTCCTGGCGCCGGAGCTGCGCCGGGGCATCTTCGACCGCTGGAGCGGCAAAGTGGACGGTGATTCGGTATGA
- the pgsB gene encoding poly-gamma-glutamate synthase PgsB, translating to MKLIVLLFILLTALGVWETARHRRVRARVPVRIHVNGSRGKSSVTRLIAAGLRAGGLRTFAKTTGSAARVILPDGRETPVRRRGSPNIREQLRIFRRAAAERAEAIVLECMAVRPDLQWTCEHHIVGATIGVITNVRPDHLEVMGPRMEDVALSLSGTVPRNSLLVTAEDDFADLLARRAEALGSRFVQSDPTTVTDEELSGFAYVEFAENLALALAACEAAGVDRRQALEGMWKVQPDIGALLPYRWEEAGKALEFVNLFAANDPESTAFVWEHLGLPEHEDEAIALINIRADRMRRSKDLAPLFGRRIKAAHYLVIGEQTDVFAEILRREGVPRAQIVQQPGRDANAVLGRILSLTGERPRSRVVGLGNIGGVGVELLDLVEARCAAQGRIV from the coding sequence ATGAAGCTGATCGTGCTGCTCTTCATCCTGCTCACCGCGCTGGGCGTCTGGGAGACCGCGCGTCACCGTCGCGTGCGCGCGCGCGTGCCCGTGCGCATCCACGTCAACGGCAGCCGCGGCAAGAGCTCGGTGACCCGGCTCATCGCCGCGGGGCTGCGCGCCGGCGGTCTGCGCACCTTCGCCAAGACGACGGGCTCGGCCGCGCGCGTCATCCTGCCCGACGGCCGCGAGACCCCCGTGCGCCGCCGGGGCTCGCCCAACATCCGCGAGCAGCTGCGCATCTTCCGGCGGGCGGCGGCCGAGCGGGCCGAGGCCATCGTGCTGGAGTGCATGGCCGTGCGGCCGGACCTGCAGTGGACCTGCGAGCACCACATCGTGGGCGCCACCATCGGCGTGATCACCAACGTGCGGCCCGACCACCTGGAGGTCATGGGCCCGCGCATGGAGGACGTCGCCCTCAGCCTCTCGGGTACCGTGCCGCGCAACTCGCTGCTGGTGACGGCCGAGGACGACTTCGCCGACCTGCTCGCCCGCCGCGCCGAGGCCCTGGGCTCGCGCTTCGTGCAGAGCGATCCGACCACGGTGACGGACGAGGAGCTGAGCGGCTTCGCCTACGTCGAGTTCGCCGAGAACCTGGCGCTGGCGCTGGCCGCCTGCGAAGCCGCGGGCGTGGACCGGCGGCAGGCGCTGGAGGGCATGTGGAAGGTGCAGCCGGACATCGGCGCGCTGCTGCCCTACCGCTGGGAGGAGGCGGGCAAGGCGCTGGAGTTCGTGAACCTCTTCGCGGCCAACGACCCCGAGTCCACCGCCTTCGTCTGGGAGCATCTGGGGCTGCCCGAACACGAGGACGAGGCGATCGCGCTGATCAACATCCGGGCCGACCGCATGCGCCGCAGCAAGGATCTGGCGCCGCTCTTCGGCCGGCGCATCAAGGCCGCGCACTACCTGGTGATCGGCGAGCAGACGGACGTCTTCGCCGAGATCCTGCGGCGCGAGGGCGTGCCGCGGGCGCAGATCGTCCAGCAGCCCGGCCGCGACGCGAACGCGGTGCTCGGGCGAATCCTGAGCCTCACCGGCGAGCGGCCCCGCTCGCGCGTGGTGGGGCTGGGCAACATCGGGGGCGTGGGCGTGGAGCTGCTCGATCTCGTGGAAGCGCGCTGCGCCGCGCAGGGGAGGATCGTATGA
- the pgsC gene encoding poly-gamma-glutamate biosynthesis protein PgsC — MIYQAIGLGLVVSLVFSEILGLAAGGLIVPGYIALYLDQPLRIVGTMIAALITFATVQLLSRFILLYGRRTLVFCVLAGFIFGYLTRYLLLAGDLMGLPVDLTIIQSIGYIIPGLIAYWMLRQGIVETLCTMLMAAFIVRLALVVAQGGGLIDVAIR, encoded by the coding sequence ATGATCTACCAGGCCATCGGTCTGGGGTTGGTGGTCAGCCTCGTCTTCTCGGAGATCCTGGGCCTGGCGGCGGGCGGGCTCATCGTGCCCGGCTACATCGCCCTCTACCTCGACCAGCCCCTGCGCATCGTGGGCACGATGATCGCGGCGCTCATCACCTTTGCCACCGTGCAGCTCCTGAGCCGCTTCATCCTGCTCTACGGCCGGCGGACGCTGGTCTTCTGCGTGCTGGCCGGCTTCATCTTCGGTTACCTCACGCGCTACCTGCTGCTGGCCGGCGACCTGATGGGCCTGCCGGTGGACCTGACGATCATCCAGTCCATCGGCTACATCATCCCCGGCCTCATCGCCTACTGGATGCTGCGCCAGGGGATCGTGGAGACGCTCTGCACCATGCTGATGGCCGCCTTCATCGTGCGCCTGGCGCTCGTGGTGGCTCAGGGGGGTGGGCTCATTGACGTCGCGATCCGATAG